The Rhizobium glycinendophyticum genome window below encodes:
- a CDS encoding UvrD-helicase domain-containing protein, protein MSEELQLNPAEAAAAEAWSKLQSHLKDGSSFVFEAGAGAGKTYSLIAALRHILADRARELIRRHQQVACITYTNVARDMIIAQTDGHPAIYCETTHAFAWFLISGFQKRLIELVPTLAGWQGRTDELANAADDTAPSNPDAPPTSGINAVGYALGRRSIEGRTAKLHHDDIFPLFIELMNSTKFRNALTSRFPIILVDEYQDTNEEVVAAFKKHFLGKPGAPQFGFFGDHWQKIYGDGCGSIQHASLKRVDKKANFRSAKPIVDCLNKIRPDLKQAPRDPDSTAVVRLFHTNAWIGTRRTGAHWGGDLPEPKAAAAFQATKEALIAEGWDFKSDTKVLMLTHRALANELGYASMRDVFRFNDSFARKGNDVIKYFHEHLEPAAKAFLGKRFGAMFHYIDTQRPVMKGPADKARWSTVMSRLCELREAGTVGDVIVHLQNSGLPLLGEAVSRIENDLAMAKQGQEPLSDRLQELDKLHAVRYREIIALCEYLDGHSPFETKHGVKGDQFENVLVVFGRGWSDYDFNAFLEMVGDPHRIAQERDRYERYRNLFYVAVSRPKRRLALLFTQRLTPSAMTTLTNWFHGHPIQDLGSTL, encoded by the coding sequence TCGTTGATTGCGGCCCTGCGTCATATTCTCGCCGACCGCGCACGGGAGTTAATCAGGCGTCATCAGCAGGTAGCCTGCATCACATACACGAACGTCGCGCGGGACATGATCATTGCCCAGACTGATGGTCATCCTGCGATCTACTGCGAGACAACCCACGCCTTTGCTTGGTTTCTCATTAGTGGATTTCAGAAGCGGCTCATTGAACTGGTGCCGACCCTAGCAGGCTGGCAGGGGCGCACGGATGAGCTCGCGAATGCTGCCGACGACACCGCGCCATCGAATCCTGACGCGCCGCCTACGTCGGGGATTAATGCGGTTGGATATGCTCTCGGCCGGCGGTCCATCGAGGGTCGCACGGCCAAACTGCACCACGATGATATATTCCCGCTCTTCATCGAGCTGATGAACTCGACGAAGTTTCGGAACGCACTGACGAGCCGTTTCCCGATCATCCTCGTTGACGAATATCAGGACACGAATGAGGAGGTAGTTGCGGCTTTCAAAAAGCACTTCCTCGGGAAGCCAGGCGCACCGCAGTTCGGGTTCTTTGGCGATCACTGGCAGAAGATTTACGGCGATGGCTGCGGTTCAATCCAACACGCGTCGCTGAAGCGTGTAGACAAAAAGGCGAACTTCCGCAGTGCAAAGCCGATCGTCGACTGTTTGAACAAGATCAGGCCGGATCTGAAGCAAGCGCCTCGCGATCCAGACTCGACAGCAGTAGTCAGGCTGTTTCACACCAATGCTTGGATCGGGACGCGACGGACAGGCGCCCATTGGGGCGGCGACTTGCCGGAGCCAAAGGCGGCTGCCGCATTCCAAGCGACGAAAGAGGCGCTGATCGCGGAGGGGTGGGATTTTAAATCAGACACCAAGGTCCTGATGCTCACGCACCGGGCGCTCGCAAACGAGTTAGGCTACGCATCGATGCGCGACGTGTTCCGTTTCAACGATTCCTTCGCTCGCAAGGGCAACGACGTGATCAAGTACTTCCACGAACACCTTGAGCCGGCGGCGAAGGCGTTCCTCGGAAAGCGCTTCGGGGCGATGTTTCATTATATCGACACCCAGCGCCCCGTGATGAAAGGTCCGGCTGACAAAGCGCGCTGGTCAACGGTGATGAGCCGCCTTTGCGAGCTTCGAGAGGCAGGGACAGTCGGCGACGTTATCGTTCACCTTCAAAACTCTGGCCTGCCGCTTCTCGGCGAGGCAGTGAGCCGGATAGAAAACGACCTGGCGATGGCAAAGCAGGGTCAGGAGCCTTTGAGCGATCGCCTTCAAGAACTCGATAAGCTCCACGCAGTCCGGTATAGGGAGATCATCGCACTCTGCGAATATCTCGACGGGCACTCGCCCTTCGAGACCAAGCACGGCGTCAAGGGAGACCAGTTTGAGAACGTGCTGGTCGTGTTCGGCCGGGGCTGGTCGGATTACGACTTTAACGCCTTCCTAGAGATGGTGGGTGATCCGCACCGCATTGCACAGGAGCGTGATCGCTACGAGCGCTACCGGAACCTCTTCTACGTCGCGGTATCAAGGCCCAAGCGTCGGCTTGCCCTGCTGTTCACCCAGCGCCTAACGCCGAGCGCCATGACGACGCTAACGAACTGGTTTCATGGTCATCCGATCCAGGATCTCGGTAGCACGCTCTGA
- a CDS encoding adenylosuccinate synthetase, which yields MPVSVVVGGQFGSEGKGKVAQFIVRSQSAAAVVRVGGPNSGHTAMDCAGHLVTLRQLPAAAISTEAMIFLPAGSLIDTALLLKEIQLLGVSPRRLRIDANASLVTEQHKQVERDEALVETIGSTASGTGASLRERLSRAKFHRLARHEPELQAYIEENTAASLRNLLAAGERVVLEGTQGFGLSLWRTRDFPFATSRDTSAAAFVSEAGLAPHDVDDVVMTLRSFPIRVGGNSGPLPNEIDWPILAKEAELDPDYRELTSATHRVRRIARFDEQVVKDAIISNRPHRIFMNHMDYVDPRWRSAGTSERSTRFVEDIERRIGQSIDYLGYGPDVTKRSDHVRLKRSA from the coding sequence ATGCCTGTGTCAGTTGTTGTAGGCGGCCAATTTGGTTCCGAGGGGAAAGGCAAAGTTGCCCAATTCATTGTTCGCAGCCAATCCGCTGCGGCAGTTGTTCGCGTCGGTGGCCCCAATTCCGGCCATACAGCAATGGACTGCGCGGGTCATTTGGTTACGCTTCGCCAACTACCCGCTGCGGCGATCTCGACTGAAGCTATGATCTTTCTACCGGCCGGAAGTCTCATCGACACAGCGCTCTTGCTGAAGGAGATCCAACTTCTGGGTGTCTCACCGCGTAGGTTGCGGATTGATGCCAACGCCTCACTTGTCACAGAACAACACAAACAGGTCGAGCGCGACGAGGCGCTGGTTGAGACCATTGGCTCTACAGCTTCTGGCACAGGCGCCTCCTTACGTGAGCGCCTGTCGCGTGCCAAATTTCATCGATTGGCAAGGCATGAGCCGGAACTACAGGCATACATCGAGGAAAACACTGCGGCTTCCCTCCGTAATCTTTTAGCAGCGGGAGAACGGGTGGTTTTGGAGGGAACGCAAGGGTTCGGGCTTTCCTTGTGGCGGACACGTGACTTCCCGTTCGCAACCAGCCGGGATACGAGCGCGGCCGCATTCGTTTCCGAGGCAGGCTTAGCGCCACACGACGTGGATGACGTAGTGATGACACTGCGGAGTTTTCCTATTCGCGTCGGAGGTAACTCCGGCCCTCTACCCAACGAGATTGATTGGCCAATTCTTGCAAAGGAGGCGGAGCTTGATCCGGATTATCGCGAGTTGACCTCGGCAACGCATCGAGTGAGACGGATAGCCCGATTTGATGAGCAAGTTGTCAAGGACGCGATTATCAGCAACCGACCGCATCGCATTTTTATGAACCATATGGACTATGTTGATCCAAGATGGCGCAGCGCTGGTACGAGTGAACGCTCGACACGTTTCGTCGAGGATATTGAGCGACGCATTGGTCAATCGATTGATTACCTGGGATACGGGCCTGATGTGACCAAAAGAAGTGACCACGTTCGACTTAAGCGAAGCGCCTAA
- a CDS encoding sigma-70 family RNA polymerase sigma factor — protein MTSDGYQDDPDLQPLTLAQDDGTLLYRPTELVDELRELLQKPRGGLAKAKANISSAALVHIMRNLRPNREESWYFELWNELVSRAKGLAFRRASGLSKQQASDVAQEVCDWLHELVFSGTNNADVLEAFFGTSVFRKSVDEIRKLKRRESVERNETDFEVGERSARDWIDNAGYRNAGHSMPRAEAAARVAAVMARLTEREQAAVNAVYVEGLQQKSNDPNEMTAAKKLNVSSRRIGELLANARKRASGDEE, from the coding sequence ATGACAAGCGACGGCTACCAAGACGATCCTGATCTACAACCATTAACCTTGGCGCAAGACGATGGAACACTGCTGTACAGGCCAACCGAGTTGGTCGACGAGCTCAGGGAGCTACTACAAAAACCTCGCGGAGGGCTTGCCAAAGCGAAGGCGAATATTTCGAGCGCCGCTCTGGTCCACATAATGCGGAACTTGCGACCTAACCGCGAAGAATCTTGGTATTTCGAACTTTGGAACGAGCTTGTGAGCCGAGCGAAGGGCCTCGCGTTCAGACGGGCCTCGGGTTTGTCGAAGCAACAGGCTAGCGACGTAGCGCAGGAAGTATGCGATTGGCTCCATGAGCTTGTCTTTTCTGGTACCAATAATGCCGATGTTCTTGAGGCCTTTTTCGGAACGTCTGTGTTCCGGAAGAGCGTCGATGAGATCAGAAAGCTGAAGCGCCGGGAAAGTGTTGAACGTAACGAAACGGACTTCGAAGTGGGAGAGCGGTCAGCGCGGGATTGGATCGATAACGCTGGATACAGAAACGCCGGGCATTCCATGCCGCGTGCCGAAGCCGCAGCGCGAGTGGCTGCCGTGATGGCACGGTTGACCGAGCGGGAGCAAGCCGCTGTGAATGCGGTCTACGTGGAAGGCCTTCAGCAGAAATCGAACGATCCGAACGAGATGACCGCCGCCAAGAAACTCAACGTGAGCTCCCGTAGGATAGGTGAGCTCCTGGCAAACGCCCGGAAAAGAGCCTCGGGAGACGAGGAATAG
- a CDS encoding UvrD-helicase domain-containing protein translates to MENINSVRRAANQLRRKVDPGLKQLAAGEVIRLALDDQSLAVEKVGPNDTNLMGGIGVLKRRYLAIYVANDLDQSFEAEVIAHEIAHFVIHLEAEIKIERSYSAPGAGDPLQRVEAYSKKERREAQANAFAREFLLPRALARRLFHEGKRARDIATSLGIRLETVYQQLADSLLLPEAAEKPPKAPRPPEPLDPSQEEAAHHLGSPFLLEAGPGTGKTKTMVERIVWLLAHEHAKADDILALTFSNKAAEELAERVEHAVGASAVNIWSGTFHSFGLELLRKHHIRFNLPPDPKLVDTSEAINLLEETLPALPIVHMQNLFDPASALRDILRSISRAKDELIGPDEYEVLAENMMREADRADADAVKAAAKCCEVALVYKHYQAILDSMRAVDYGDLIRLPAVRMRTDDDFRRELADRYKWIHVDEYQDINRASAMMVKGIVGDGNRLWVVGDARQSIYRFRGASSRNMARFRRDYPSGELGQLKVNYRSTNPILSQFKAFGNRMIVSSYSLPLDISAKRTELGGTPEVFVGTDPQDEIDVLAGNIRELEKAGVSLRSQAIIARTNGILAEMAAELEARGVPVLYLGPLFERPEVRDMLSLLSLIVQDGSTLFRVGTFPEYGIAPLELSRVIEEAKSRQVSVKALLDQISTLACVTPDTIRRLALLASHLDGFGHGTTPWLALMEYLFDRSDYVRTVLAGQNPSDDLRRVAVRQLIEALRTMPLVGGKLPIVRGLERVRHLVLLSDDRELRRLPDEMNDVDGVQLMTIHASKGLEFEAVHLPRLKRGSVPAPNRADACPPPVGMVTENPETNAHDAEEECLFFVAMSRAKSHLKLYRPARSGGKTSNASIFVEGLSIQSGRQVAPVARLFPAPTQEPINDFGFPEGLSAADIESFDQCGRRFFYDKVAKLGGSAERSAYLQAHGCILAVVAAARSAEIPLTINAMRGVFETAWNSTKLVGHPFEKQYRALVDRMMGNLLPVLASVSKATPFGLELANRQIAIAPDFVKGDAGSREFLTVRSGKRSMTEQDKIAHTLLLEAARVNFGHSFSFETFHVMDGNAGQIEQTAAKRANRIATAQDAIRSIEDGLFPAKRSDFLCPRCRHFFICPAPQASS, encoded by the coding sequence ATGGAGAATATCAATTCCGTCCGACGCGCCGCGAACCAATTAAGACGCAAGGTCGACCCGGGGCTCAAACAGCTCGCTGCAGGCGAGGTCATACGGCTCGCGCTTGACGATCAAAGTTTGGCGGTTGAGAAGGTAGGACCAAATGACACGAACCTCATGGGCGGTATCGGCGTCCTGAAGCGTCGCTATCTGGCGATATATGTGGCAAACGATCTCGACCAAAGTTTCGAGGCCGAGGTCATCGCCCACGAGATCGCGCATTTCGTTATACATCTCGAGGCCGAGATCAAAATTGAGCGCAGCTACAGCGCGCCAGGCGCCGGCGACCCTTTGCAACGTGTCGAAGCCTATAGCAAAAAGGAACGGCGCGAAGCCCAGGCAAACGCCTTCGCCCGCGAGTTCCTTCTACCCCGTGCGCTCGCGAGACGGCTTTTTCACGAGGGGAAACGCGCCAGGGATATCGCCACGAGCCTCGGGATAAGACTGGAAACGGTCTATCAACAGCTGGCCGATTCCCTGCTGCTGCCGGAGGCCGCCGAGAAACCACCGAAAGCGCCACGACCTCCGGAACCGCTTGACCCCTCCCAGGAGGAGGCAGCCCATCACCTTGGATCGCCTTTCCTCCTCGAGGCCGGACCCGGAACCGGGAAAACCAAAACCATGGTCGAGCGCATCGTATGGCTGCTTGCACACGAACACGCTAAGGCCGATGACATACTGGCGCTGACATTTTCCAACAAAGCGGCGGAGGAGCTTGCCGAGCGGGTCGAGCATGCGGTCGGGGCAAGCGCGGTCAATATCTGGAGTGGAACATTTCATTCATTCGGGCTTGAACTCCTGCGCAAACACCACATCCGATTCAACCTTCCGCCCGATCCTAAACTGGTCGACACGAGCGAGGCGATTAACCTGCTGGAAGAGACACTTCCGGCCCTGCCGATCGTCCACATGCAGAACCTGTTCGACCCTGCATCGGCGCTGAGAGACATCCTGCGCTCGATTTCAAGGGCGAAGGATGAACTGATTGGGCCGGACGAATACGAAGTCCTGGCCGAAAACATGATGCGCGAGGCGGACCGCGCCGATGCCGATGCCGTCAAGGCGGCTGCCAAGTGTTGCGAAGTCGCCCTTGTTTACAAGCACTACCAGGCGATACTCGATTCGATGCGGGCGGTTGACTACGGTGATCTCATCCGACTTCCCGCCGTCAGGATGAGGACCGACGATGATTTCCGTCGTGAGCTTGCGGACAGGTACAAGTGGATTCATGTCGACGAATACCAGGATATCAACCGCGCAAGTGCCATGATGGTGAAGGGCATCGTCGGTGACGGAAACCGCCTCTGGGTCGTCGGAGACGCCAGGCAGTCGATCTACAGGTTTCGTGGGGCGTCGAGCCGTAACATGGCGCGCTTCCGCAGGGACTATCCCAGCGGCGAACTGGGGCAGTTGAAGGTAAACTACCGATCCACCAATCCGATCCTCTCCCAGTTTAAAGCTTTCGGAAATAGGATGATCGTGTCTTCCTACTCCCTCCCGCTCGACATAAGCGCCAAGAGAACCGAGTTAGGCGGAACGCCGGAAGTTTTCGTCGGAACCGACCCCCAGGACGAGATCGATGTGCTCGCCGGAAATATACGCGAACTTGAAAAGGCGGGCGTTTCCCTGAGAAGTCAGGCAATAATTGCGCGTACCAACGGCATACTGGCCGAGATGGCAGCGGAACTCGAGGCTCGAGGCGTGCCCGTGCTATACTTGGGTCCGCTTTTCGAGCGACCCGAAGTGCGAGACATGCTGTCACTGCTGTCGCTGATCGTCCAGGATGGCTCTACGTTGTTCAGGGTGGGTACCTTCCCCGAGTACGGCATCGCGCCGCTTGAGCTGTCGCGCGTAATCGAGGAAGCCAAGTCTCGTCAGGTTTCGGTTAAGGCGCTCTTGGACCAGATATCAACGCTTGCTTGTGTAACCCCCGACACCATCCGCCGCCTTGCTCTCCTGGCAAGCCACCTGGACGGGTTCGGACACGGCACGACGCCTTGGCTTGCCTTGATGGAATACCTGTTTGATCGAAGCGACTACGTCAGAACGGTGCTAGCGGGCCAAAATCCGTCTGACGATCTTCGCCGCGTCGCGGTCCGCCAGCTGATCGAGGCCCTCAGGACCATGCCGCTTGTAGGCGGTAAGCTGCCAATCGTCCGCGGCCTCGAACGTGTCAGGCATCTCGTGCTGCTGTCGGACGATCGGGAACTGCGGCGTCTGCCGGACGAAATGAATGACGTGGATGGCGTCCAGTTGATGACGATCCACGCCAGCAAAGGTCTGGAATTCGAGGCCGTGCACCTGCCCCGGCTTAAACGAGGGTCTGTCCCCGCACCCAACCGTGCCGACGCATGTCCGCCACCTGTCGGTATGGTAACGGAGAACCCTGAAACGAACGCTCACGATGCCGAGGAGGAGTGCTTGTTTTTCGTGGCGATGTCGCGCGCGAAGTCACATCTCAAGCTCTATCGCCCAGCTAGGTCGGGAGGCAAAACTTCAAATGCCTCGATATTTGTAGAGGGACTATCGATCCAGAGCGGAAGGCAGGTCGCGCCGGTAGCCCGTCTCTTCCCGGCTCCGACGCAGGAACCGATCAACGATTTCGGCTTTCCCGAGGGATTGAGTGCCGCAGACATCGAGTCTTTCGACCAGTGCGGAAGGCGATTCTTTTATGACAAGGTCGCCAAGCTCGGCGGCTCGGCCGAGAGGTCCGCCTATTTGCAGGCTCATGGATGTATTCTCGCGGTCGTCGCAGCGGCCCGCTCCGCCGAAATTCCATTGACGATCAACGCTATGCGCGGGGTCTTCGAGACCGCTTGGAATTCGACGAAACTTGTCGGTCATCCTTTCGAGAAACAGTATCGAGCCCTTGTCGACAGGATGATGGGCAATCTTCTTCCGGTTCTTGCCTCCGTCTCGAAGGCGACGCCGTTTGGGCTCGAGTTGGCCAACCGTCAGATAGCCATCGCTCCGGATTTCGTAAAGGGAGACGCGGGCTCGCGCGAGTTCCTGACAGTCCGGTCAGGTAAGCGTTCCATGACGGAGCAAGATAAGATCGCACACACGCTCCTGCTCGAAGCGGCGCGCGTCAATTTCGGCCACAGCTTCTCCTTCGAGACCTTCCACGTGATGGACGGCAACGCAGGACAGATCGAACAGACAGCGGCCAAGCGTGCGAACCGTATTGCGACGGCGCAAGACGCGATCCGGTCCATCGAAGACGGTCTTTTCCCGGCCAAGAGAAGTGACTTTCTGTGCCCCCGCTGCAGGCACTTCTTCATCTGTCCAGCCCCTCAGGCAAGTTCTTAA
- a CDS encoding multiubiquitin domain-containing protein — MSLIENPDIDDVALAVQEDRPLRPGRYRVSLAVDSVDFHPLILDDPVPLGRQILKKAGINDIDGHSLFVITTEGDFEDVRADEEVDLRDRAAFRFIAFSTDPLYRVKLNEARIVWGRSLIPEAVLRALAGINDDEAVFLEVRGGKDKLIERGTDVDLAADGVEKFITAPNKVTYTFFVNGKLYETDKKKLTGAQIKSMVPDWDPQHDLSLEGEGDDPDRIIADDEVVSLVPKHGVRRFSSVPKANFG; from the coding sequence ATGTCTCTTATCGAAAACCCCGACATCGACGATGTCGCACTCGCCGTGCAGGAAGATCGCCCCCTGCGCCCCGGTCGCTACCGCGTTTCGCTCGCCGTCGACAGCGTCGATTTCCACCCGCTTATCCTCGATGATCCGGTTCCCCTCGGTCGCCAGATCCTCAAGAAGGCCGGCATCAACGACATCGATGGTCACTCACTGTTTGTGATAACCACCGAAGGCGACTTCGAAGACGTCCGGGCGGATGAGGAGGTCGATCTGCGCGATCGGGCCGCCTTCCGCTTCATCGCTTTCAGCACCGATCCGCTCTACCGCGTCAAGCTCAACGAGGCGCGCATCGTCTGGGGCCGTTCTCTCATCCCTGAAGCGGTGCTCCGTGCGCTCGCCGGCATCAACGACGATGAAGCGGTCTTCCTGGAAGTGCGTGGCGGCAAGGACAAGCTGATCGAACGGGGCACCGACGTGGATCTCGCCGCAGACGGAGTTGAGAAATTCATCACGGCGCCCAACAAGGTCACCTACACTTTCTTCGTCAACGGCAAGCTCTATGAGACCGATAAGAAGAAGCTTACCGGCGCGCAGATCAAGTCGATGGTGCCCGACTGGGATCCGCAGCATGACCTTTCTTTGGAGGGTGAGGGCGACGATCCGGACCGCATCATTGCCGATGACGAGGTAGTTAGCCTCGTCCCGAAGCATGGTGTCCGCCGCTTCTCGTCAGTCCCTAAGGCGAACTTCGGCTGA
- a CDS encoding E2/UBC family protein: MPGVLDMQLDQLRERFGDVQTRQLPSGTTLVTVPGVRLPEGWSKSSTTIRFIVPPGYPFAQLDCFWADSDLLLAHGGPPQNSAPTPVPETVEPALWFSWHLTGPWNPNRDTLSTWMNVIIDRMRQVQ, translated from the coding sequence ATGCCCGGCGTTCTCGACATGCAGCTGGACCAGCTGCGGGAGCGGTTCGGCGACGTTCAGACCCGGCAGCTGCCGAGCGGCACCACGCTCGTCACGGTGCCTGGCGTCCGCCTGCCGGAGGGGTGGTCGAAGTCGTCGACCACCATCCGCTTCATCGTCCCGCCCGGATATCCCTTTGCGCAGCTCGACTGCTTCTGGGCGGATTCTGATCTTCTTCTCGCGCATGGAGGCCCGCCGCAGAACTCCGCGCCAACTCCCGTACCGGAGACCGTCGAGCCAGCACTGTGGTTCTCGTGGCATCTCACAGGACCGTGGAACCCTAATCGCGACACGCTGTCGACTTGGATGAACGTAATTATTGATCGTATGAGGCAGGTCCAATGA
- a CDS encoding HesA/MoeB/ThiF family protein, whose protein sequence is MSRVRFPSPLYSNLASTLLNANGLESCAIAYAHHDARSDTWVVADASIVPEDAYEHRTCVSAVLKSSFLIDVANRSRVTGMAVISIHTHPASSDHPHFSPIDDAGETELNSYFVRRAAPMPHVSLVIGPHGCRARPLGKEDEIDVWEVGDRLLLHSPMQDVSDQERDDRQVRAFGAPGQRLLRRLHFGVVGAGGTGSLECQQLAHLGATQVTVIDPDLVEETNLNRLVGSVPSDVGQPKVEVAARMIRAINLDATVTPLQADIVDEEVAKLISTFDFVLLCTDSHASRAVVNQAAYQYLVPVIDMGVSITASNGAVSHITGRVQMLAPGLPCLTCSGALDSEAIRREMLSPEQRAADPYVQGIHEPQPAVLSINSTVSSLAITMLLGAVTPVPIKPRYQVYDGNRGRVKEMAVAVQPNCVVCSPMGALAKGPTWHLPVRPKRQDGSDK, encoded by the coding sequence ATGAGCCGTGTTCGCTTTCCTTCGCCTCTCTATTCCAACCTGGCGTCGACGTTGCTCAACGCCAATGGTCTGGAAAGCTGCGCAATCGCATATGCCCATCATGATGCACGTAGCGACACGTGGGTTGTCGCCGACGCCAGCATCGTGCCGGAAGACGCATATGAGCACCGCACCTGCGTATCTGCTGTCCTGAAATCGTCTTTCCTCATCGACGTTGCAAATCGCAGCCGGGTCACCGGCATGGCCGTTATCTCGATCCATACGCATCCCGCCAGCTCTGACCATCCGCATTTCTCGCCCATCGACGATGCGGGCGAGACCGAACTGAATTCGTATTTTGTTCGGCGAGCGGCACCAATGCCACATGTCTCGTTGGTGATCGGGCCACATGGATGCCGCGCCCGCCCCCTCGGAAAGGAAGATGAGATCGACGTATGGGAAGTGGGGGATAGGCTCTTGCTCCATTCGCCCATGCAGGACGTCTCCGATCAGGAACGCGACGATCGGCAGGTCAGGGCATTCGGAGCCCCAGGGCAACGGCTGCTGCGCCGCCTCCACTTCGGAGTGGTCGGAGCGGGTGGGACCGGATCGCTCGAGTGCCAGCAACTCGCCCATCTCGGGGCGACTCAGGTCACGGTGATCGATCCCGACCTGGTCGAGGAGACCAACCTGAACCGTCTCGTCGGCTCCGTTCCCTCGGACGTTGGCCAGCCGAAGGTCGAGGTCGCGGCCAGGATGATCCGCGCGATTAACCTTGATGCCACGGTGACCCCGCTTCAGGCTGACATAGTCGATGAGGAGGTAGCGAAGCTCATCAGTACCTTCGATTTCGTCCTTTTGTGCACCGACTCTCACGCAAGCCGGGCGGTCGTCAATCAAGCCGCCTATCAGTATCTGGTGCCGGTTATCGATATGGGGGTGAGCATCACTGCGTCGAACGGAGCCGTCAGCCACATCACTGGACGCGTGCAGATGCTCGCCCCTGGCCTTCCCTGCCTGACTTGCTCAGGCGCGCTCGACAGCGAGGCAATCCGGCGCGAAATGCTGTCACCAGAACAACGCGCGGCGGACCCATATGTCCAAGGCATCCACGAACCCCAACCCGCGGTGCTGTCCATCAACTCGACCGTAAGCTCACTTGCAATCACCATGTTGCTTGGAGCTGTCACACCGGTTCCGATCAAGCCTCGATATCAGGTTTATGATGGAAATCGGGGCCGAGTAAAGGAGATGGCAGTCGCCGTGCAGCCGAACTGTGTGGTTTGCTCACCTATGGGCGCGCTTGCCAAGGGCCCAACCTGGCATTTGCCGGTCCGGCCAAAACGCCAAGATGGGAGCGACAAATGA
- a CDS encoding DUF6527 family protein: MTDPARMVRMVGNAEYRDQAEAALLAPGDTSMVFRVRPRSIVMACPDGCGETLVINLDNRADKAWRFDMRGEGLTLFPSVWREGGCESHFIVWRGHILWCDRFEEGNSEPVYNPEIEDAVMSALHEIQPRSAVELAEAIDELVWDVNRAAGRLVGQGLARSWKTKGGWVFVRA, encoded by the coding sequence ATGACAGACCCAGCACGAATGGTTAGGATGGTCGGCAATGCAGAGTACAGAGATCAGGCTGAAGCAGCACTTCTCGCTCCAGGTGACACATCCATGGTATTTCGCGTGCGGCCCCGATCGATCGTGATGGCGTGCCCTGACGGGTGCGGCGAGACTCTGGTAATCAATCTCGACAATCGCGCCGACAAGGCATGGCGCTTTGACATGCGCGGCGAAGGACTTACGCTTTTTCCGTCAGTTTGGCGTGAAGGAGGATGCGAAAGCCACTTTATCGTTTGGCGCGGGCACATTCTGTGGTGTGATCGGTTTGAAGAAGGAAACAGTGAACCGGTCTACAATCCCGAAATCGAGGATGCTGTTATGAGCGCGTTGCATGAAATCCAACCGCGTAGCGCCGTAGAACTTGCGGAGGCTATTGATGAACTCGTATGGGACGTCAATCGCGCAGCAGGTAGGCTTGTAGGTCAGGGTCTTGCACGCTCATGGAAGACCAAAGGAGGATGGGTCTTCGTGCGAGCATAA